A genomic region of Campylobacter sp. MG1 contains the following coding sequences:
- a CDS encoding heavy-metal-associated domain-containing protein — protein sequence MKKVFFLTFIANFLFADVTYILNVKNMGCGGCAKKIIAATENIAKVKDYKPDFKTKDLILTFGEDVDIKEIVAKINEAGYKAIQQ from the coding sequence ATGAAAAAAGTATTTTTCTTAACTTTCATTGCAAATTTCTTATTTGCTGATGTTACCTACATATTAAATGTCAAAAATATGGGTTGTGGTGGTTGTGCTAAAAAAATTATAGCTGCAACTGAAAATATAGCTAAGGTAAAAGATTATAAACCTGATTTTAAAACGAAAGATTTAATTTTAACTTTTGGCGAAGATGTTGATATAAAAGAGATTGTTGCAAAAATAAATGAAGCAGGTTATAAGGCTATACAACAATGA
- a CDS encoding TonB-dependent receptor plug domain-containing protein, translated as MKFYKIYILVSLSLNAVTLDEIHIYDNSLNTDYIGFSSTLYNKEYINNQNKINHSLDELLKKHTNIRVSVDKNTTNSYSLKPEDFSINGAKTYQNQMYVDGINITSTIAPNRYKYLYKNVWFNPSLGSYGLNIDSSLLENLNVHDSFVSASYGGFLGGVIDGKIKNPTKKPSGAINMSYTTQENAFIDEKIRQNYSTGYGYQDFSNYYKRYLSADFSSYLNDTFGFLFFVSDNYSKAKVKKKDIYTIDSVSERTNTILLKTQKDYENHTLYSVFLYNPMSVKQFQEGVINSNMNVKYGGYSIAFNLESNLKNLQINQHLSFLKSNSSRIYDNKVQYQLILPSGAKQSYGGLGDTLQKEKSYQYKIDLKTNEFKAKNLTYDFNFGFEFIKNQGEINRISPYTRYENPTPLQNNLNCKLNDKSCINNQYFQYYETHYANSKKYINNYGVFIEGNANYDNFRLRLGLRGDYDSLSKKFNLAPRSGVEYYLSDNQALGFGFNKYFDKGLLTYLLFDDYFSGYEEYTRTSYDDTWVLKNKWKKDRVFKGLKSPYANEFSVYYNAEFNYFKMLLKYVKRKTYNEIYSSSQKDLGLENIDGVENNYSVYHNDKKTNSDIISLNLSSSKPLNIFNTQNYFDLNLSYIHKTGSTMEYSSNKGYDIIYHNKIIKSSELPFIYEPFTANLTHTLIYNNFKLNNYFTFHSSSNNLFNTYDNALKKRIYSDIRLKHYYTWDLGLSYIKKLKNNQLIANFNISNITNSKNTIGVFNCNNEVCFNYDNSRTYNFNISYIF; from the coding sequence TTGAAATTTTATAAAATATACATACTTGTATCACTTAGTTTAAATGCTGTAACTTTAGATGAAATTCATATATATGATAATAGTTTAAATACCGATTACATAGGATTTTCTAGCACACTTTACAATAAAGAATATATAAATAATCAAAATAAAATAAATCATAGCTTAGATGAACTTTTAAAAAAACATACAAATATAAGAGTAAGTGTAGATAAAAATACCACTAATTCATATTCGTTAAAACCAGAGGATTTTTCTATAAATGGAGCAAAAACTTATCAAAATCAAATGTATGTAGATGGTATAAATATTACAAGCACAATAGCTCCTAATAGATATAAATATCTATATAAAAATGTATGGTTTAATCCATCTTTAGGCTCTTACGGACTAAATATTGATTCATCATTACTTGAAAATTTAAATGTGCATGATAGTTTTGTAAGTGCTAGTTACGGAGGATTTTTAGGTGGAGTAATTGATGGAAAAATAAAAAATCCAACAAAAAAACCTAGTGGAGCAATTAATATGTCTTATACAACACAAGAAAACGCTTTCATTGATGAAAAAATTAGACAAAATTATTCTACAGGATATGGATACCAAGATTTTAGCAATTATTATAAAAGATATTTAAGTGCTGATTTTAGTTCTTATTTAAATGATACTTTTGGTTTTTTATTTTTTGTGAGTGATAATTATTCTAAAGCAAAAGTAAAAAAGAAAGATATTTATACCATTGATAGCGTAAGCGAAAGAACTAATACTATATTATTAAAAACTCAAAAAGACTATGAAAATCATACACTATATTCAGTATTTTTATATAATCCTATGAGTGTTAAACAATTTCAAGAAGGCGTAATTAATTCTAATATGAATGTAAAATATGGTGGTTATAGCATTGCTTTTAATTTAGAAAGTAATTTAAAAAATTTACAAATAAATCAACATTTATCATTTTTAAAATCTAATTCATCAAGAATTTATGATAACAAAGTGCAATACCAACTCATTTTGCCATCAGGAGCAAAACAAAGCTATGGTGGATTAGGTGATACATTACAAAAAGAAAAAAGCTATCAATATAAAATTGATTTAAAAACAAATGAATTTAAAGCTAAAAATCTAACATATGATTTTAATTTTGGTTTTGAATTTATTAAAAACCAAGGAGAAATAAATAGAATAAGCCCTTATACAAGATATGAAAATCCAACTCCTTTACAAAATAATTTAAACTGTAAACTAAATGATAAAAGCTGTATAAATAATCAATATTTTCAATACTATGAAACACATTATGCAAATAGTAAAAAATATATAAATAATTATGGTGTATTTATTGAAGGGAATGCAAATTATGATAATTTTAGGTTAAGACTTGGATTAAGGGGTGATTATGATAGTTTAAGTAAAAAATTTAATCTAGCACCTAGAAGTGGAGTAGAATATTATTTAAGCGACAATCAGGCTTTAGGATTTGGTTTTAATAAATATTTTGATAAAGGACTTTTAACATATTTACTTTTTGATGATTATTTTAGTGGATATGAGGAATATACAAGAACTAGTTATGATGATACTTGGGTGCTTAAAAACAAATGGAAAAAAGATAGAGTATTTAAAGGACTTAAAAGCCCTTATGCTAACGAATTTAGCGTTTATTATAACGCCGAATTTAATTATTTTAAAATGCTTTTAAAATATGTTAAACGTAAAACTTATAACGAAATTTATTCATCAAGTCAAAAAGATTTAGGCTTAGAAAACATTGATGGAGTTGAGAATAATTATAGCGTTTATCACAATGATAAAAAAACAAATAGTGATATTATAAGCCTTAATTTATCTAGTAGTAAGCCATTAAATATTTTTAATACTCAAAATTATTTTGATTTAAACCTTAGTTATATACATAAAACTGGTAGTACGATGGAATATTCTAGCAATAAAGGCTATGATATTATATATCATAATAAAATCATTAAATCTAGTGAATTACCATTTATTTATGAACCATTTACAGCAAATCTAACCCATACTTTAATTTATAATAATTTTAAATTAAATAATTATTTTACATTTCATTCAAGTTCTAATAATCTTTTTAATACATATGATAATGCATTAAAAAAACGAATATATAGCGATATTAGACTTAAACATTACTACACTTGGGATTTAGGATTAAGCTATATAAAAAAATTAAAAAATAATCAATTAATTGCAAATTTCAATATAAGCAACATAACAAATTCTAAAAATACAATAGGAGTATTTAATTGTAACAATGAAGTATGTTTTAATTATGATAATAGTAGAACATATAATTTTAATATATCTTATATATTTTAA
- a CDS encoding aryl-sulfate sulfotransferase — translation MNKILSWFAAAAILSTSAYAIGGASGAAIDHEKQGKIGEVIMNPYKIAPLTAVIKNGGYKLSDVSVEIVPKENGVPLKYNVANKFLLTHGGIPVFGLYPDYYNTVKVSYTKEANGKSERIENEEYKLYAAAIYVEPSGTKFKKGAFFSNVEVKKVDNEFKDRLYFVNNIDKKGGQAARVVWNNPTGGALEWNYYPENYILDTAGDVRWYMFANPIYDFDQQYKSGVMMGFQQDSDGALVWGYGQRYAKYDIMGREIFNRRLPANYVDYSHQLDIASNGNYFLRVASADAIRPDGKHVRTVRDVIVEIDRDGNVVDDWRLYEILDPYRDIALKVLDQGAVCLNVDANKAGQTLSSDDISKLDSSDKFGDIVGSGAGRNWAHVNSVSYDKIDDSIIISSRHQNAVVKIGRDKKIKWILGAHKGWKDEFKKYLLQPVDNKGKKIECDDEYSKCPGYENPEGGFDFTWTQHTAYIINEMSKKGITYITVFDNGDSRGMEQPAFPTDKYSRAVVYKIDEKKMSVEQVWEYGKERGNSWYSPVTSITKYNSDKKSISVYSATAGGDFDMAKGAWLSAPSPYLMEFKYGAKEPSVEMQIKDATGYQAWPFDLGKALSK, via the coding sequence ATGAATAAAATTTTAAGTTGGTTTGCAGCAGCTGCAATTCTTTCAACAAGTGCTTATGCTATAGGTGGTGCTAGTGGAGCAGCTATTGACCATGAAAAGCAAGGTAAGATAGGCGAAGTAATAATGAATCCTTACAAAATCGCTCCCCTTACAGCAGTTATTAAAAATGGTGGTTATAAATTAAGTGATGTTAGTGTTGAAATTGTTCCTAAGGAAAATGGAGTTCCTCTAAAATATAATGTTGCTAATAAATTTTTATTAACTCACGGTGGAATTCCAGTTTTTGGACTATATCCTGATTATTATAATACGGTTAAGGTTAGCTATACAAAAGAAGCAAATGGTAAAAGTGAAAGAATAGAAAACGAAGAATATAAATTATATGCAGCAGCTATTTATGTAGAGCCTAGTGGAACTAAATTTAAAAAAGGTGCATTCTTTTCAAATGTAGAAGTAAAAAAAGTTGATAATGAATTTAAAGATAGATTATATTTTGTTAATAATATTGATAAAAAAGGTGGACAAGCAGCTAGAGTTGTTTGGAATAATCCAACTGGAGGCGCTCTTGAGTGGAATTATTATCCAGAAAATTATATTTTAGATACAGCTGGCGATGTTCGTTGGTATATGTTTGCAAATCCTATATATGATTTTGACCAACAGTATAAATCTGGTGTTATGATGGGTTTCCAACAAGATAGTGATGGTGCTTTAGTTTGGGGATATGGTCAAAGATATGCAAAATACGACATAATGGGAAGAGAGATTTTCAATCGTCGCTTACCTGCTAATTATGTAGATTATTCTCATCAATTAGATATAGCTTCAAATGGTAATTATTTTTTAAGAGTTGCAAGTGCTGATGCAATTCGTCCTGACGGCAAACATGTAAGAACGGTAAGAGATGTTATTGTAGAAATTGATAGAGATGGTAATGTGGTTGATGATTGGAGATTATACGAAATACTTGATCCATATAGAGATATAGCATTAAAAGTATTAGACCAAGGTGCGGTATGTCTAAATGTTGACGCTAATAAAGCAGGACAAACTTTAAGTTCAGATGATATATCTAAACTTGATAGTAGTGATAAATTTGGAGATATAGTAGGAAGTGGTGCTGGTAGAAACTGGGCTCATGTAAATAGCGTAAGTTATGATAAAATTGATGATAGTATTATTATTTCATCTCGCCATCAAAATGCAGTTGTAAAAATTGGTCGTGATAAAAAAATCAAATGGATTTTAGGTGCTCATAAAGGTTGGAAAGATGAGTTTAAAAAATACTTATTACAACCTGTGGATAATAAAGGTAAAAAAATTGAGTGTGATGATGAATATAGTAAATGCCCAGGATATGAAAATCCTGAAGGCGGATTTGACTTCACTTGGACTCAGCACACAGCTTATATTATTAATGAAATGAGTAAAAAAGGTATTACTTATATAACAGTTTTTGATAATGGAGATAGTCGTGGTATGGAACAACCTGCGTTTCCAACTGATAAATACTCTCGTGCAGTTGTTTATAAAATAGATGAGAAAAAAATGAGCGTTGAACAAGTTTGGGAATATGGAAAAGAGCGTGGAAATAGTTGGTATAGTCCAGTTACTTCTATTACCAAATATAATTCTGATAAAAAATCAATATCAGTTTATTCAGCAACTGCTGGAGGTGATTTTGATATGGCAAAAGGTGCGTGGTTATCAGCTCCAAGCCCTTATTTAATGGAATTTAAATATGGAGCAAAAGAACCAAGTGTTGAAATGCAAATTAAAGATGCGACTGGTTATCAAGCGTGGCCGTTTGATTTAGGCAAAGCACTTAGTAAATAA
- a CDS encoding aryl-sulfate sulfotransferase translates to MKKVLSLFAAAAILSTSAYAIGGASGAKIDWYVQGKLGAVNLNPYGYSPLTAVIMNGGYELSDIEVTIVPKENGQIIKYQVDSQRAKTYGGIPVFGLYPNYQNTVKVSYTKKINDKVEKVVDEIYKITTSGVNMTPSGSAMQRGVPFESVKVLKVEPEFANRLYLVNNAPGKIAAHSSKSVWNNPVGGAMEWDESSNAFIIDTKGEIRWYFDADKLMDWNNIYNRGIMMGFHQNTDGAFSFSFGQRYAKYDLMGKEVFNRQLPLNYIDASHAVDNMQNGHYLLRVASAHALRPDGKSVRTVRDVIVEVDEHGNVVDDWKLFEILDPYRSNVIKALDQGAVCLNVDASKAGQTISDEELAKLDSSDKFGDIAGTGVGRNWAHVNSVDYDPTDDSIIISSRHQSAIIKIGRDKKVKWILGAHKGWNDKFKAALLQPVDSKGKKIVCDDEYSKCPGYENSEGGFDFTWTQHTGWRIDSKSDKRYIYISAFDNGDARGIEQPAFSTDKYSRAVVYKIDQKNMTVEQVWEYGKERGNEWYSPVTSLTEYYKDTDSIVTYSATAGMAFDLSAGKAIGEPKPEIDEFKWGSKTPSVQIQFTGTGIGYQAMPVSLEKAFK, encoded by the coding sequence ATGAAAAAGGTATTGAGTTTATTTGCAGCAGCTGCAATTCTTTCAACAAGTGCTTATGCTATAGGTGGTGCTAGTGGTGCTAAGATTGATTGGTATGTTCAAGGTAAATTAGGAGCTGTAAATTTAAATCCTTATGGATATTCTCCATTAACAGCTGTTATTATGAATGGCGGTTATGAATTAAGTGATATTGAAGTAACGATAGTTCCAAAAGAAAATGGACAAATTATTAAATATCAAGTTGATTCTCAAAGAGCTAAGACTTATGGGGGCATTCCTGTTTTTGGGCTTTATCCTAATTATCAAAATACTGTTAAGGTAAGTTATACAAAAAAAATAAATGATAAGGTTGAAAAAGTTGTAGATGAAATTTATAAAATAACTACTTCGGGTGTAAATATGACACCTAGTGGTAGTGCCATGCAAAGAGGTGTTCCTTTTGAAAGTGTGAAAGTATTAAAAGTTGAACCTGAATTTGCAAATAGACTTTATTTAGTAAATAATGCTCCGGGAAAAATAGCAGCACACAGTTCAAAATCAGTTTGGAATAATCCAGTAGGTGGTGCTATGGAATGGGATGAAAGTTCAAATGCATTTATAATTGATACTAAAGGTGAGATTAGATGGTATTTTGATGCTGATAAACTTATGGATTGGAATAACATATATAATCGTGGTATTATGATGGGTTTTCATCAAAATACAGATGGTGCGTTTTCTTTTAGTTTTGGACAAAGATATGCAAAATATGATTTGATGGGTAAAGAAGTGTTTAATAGACAACTACCACTAAATTATATTGATGCATCTCACGCTGTTGATAATATGCAAAATGGACATTATTTATTAAGGGTTGCTTCAGCTCATGCATTAAGACCAGATGGAAAAAGTGTAAGAACAGTTCGTGATGTGATAGTTGAGGTTGATGAACATGGTAATGTTGTTGATGATTGGAAACTTTTTGAAATTTTAGATCCATATAGAAGTAATGTGATAAAAGCATTAGACCAAGGTGCAGTATGTTTAAATGTTGATGCTAGTAAAGCAGGACAAACTATAAGTGATGAAGAGTTAGCAAAACTTGATAGTAGTGATAAATTTGGAGATATAGCAGGAACTGGTGTTGGTCGTAATTGGGCCCATGTAAATAGTGTTGATTATGACCCAACTGATGATAGCATCATAATCTCATCTCGCCATCAAAGTGCTATTATTAAAATTGGCCGTGATAAAAAGGTAAAATGGATTTTAGGTGCTCATAAAGGTTGGAATGATAAATTTAAAGCAGCTTTATTACAACCTGTTGATAGCAAAGGTAAAAAAATTGTTTGTGATGATGAATATAGTAAATGTCCAGGATACGAAAATTCTGAAGGTGGATTTGACTTTACATGGACACAGCATACAGGTTGGAGAATTGATTCAAAATCAGACAAAAGATATATTTATATAAGTGCATTTGATAATGGTGATGCTAGGGGTATAGAACAACCTGCTTTTTCAACAGATAAATATTCTCGTGCTGTAGTTTATAAAATAGACCAAAAAAATATGACAGTTGAGCAAGTGTGGGAATATGGAAAAGAGCGTGGAAATGAGTGGTATAGCCCTGTTACATCGCTTACTGAGTATTATAAAGATACAGATTCTATAGTAACTTATAGTGCAACTGCTGGAATGGCATTTGATTTAAGTGCTGGTAAGGCTATAGGTGAGCCAAAGCCAGAGATTGATGAATTTAAATGGGGAAGTAAAACTCCATCAGTTCAAATTCAATTTACAGGAACAGGAATTGGTTATCAAGCGATGCCTGTTAGCTTAGAAAAAGCGTTTAAATAA
- a CDS encoding aryl-sulfate sulfotransferase, whose amino-acid sequence MKSKLLMSLALGAAIFSTQAYAIGGASGPVSYKAVGQIGAVMMNPYKIAPLTAVIKNGGYDIKDVSVSVVGKENGGITISYNPSNKDILTHGGIPVFGLYPDYVNTVKVSYTRSVGKENAEKINEEYKIYAPPVYNLGTGTNQAGILPNAEVVKKSDDKFKNNLYLINHIIRASLPNSGEAVWNHPSGGAMEWDLEPYVWMVDTNGDIRWYLKTDEIRDPNNIYKKGNMMGFVQTKDGNLLWGMGQRYMKYDLMGREIFNRRLPLGYVDFSHHIEETDKGTYILRVASGDQKRKDGKNVRSVRDVIIELDSNGNVLDEWKTYDILDPYRDTNLLVLDQGAVCLNVDEQKAGKVASKEDLEDKNSPFGDVTGVGVGRNWAHINSANYDKRDDSVVLSIRHQSAVVKLGRDKKIKWILSAHKGWGDEFKKYLLQPVDSKGRKIECDDGYSKCPGYENTEGGFDWSWTQHTAYVIPSMSNKDEVYVSVFDNGDTRGMEQPAFPTDKYSRGVIYKINEKKMTVEQVWEYGKERGFDWYSPITSITEYFPKTNSVFMYSATAGLGKLLTKTGVTEPILNEVDYKTKEVLFELRFKNMGGTIGYRAYPIHIDEAFK is encoded by the coding sequence ATGAAAAGTAAATTATTAATGAGTTTAGCTTTAGGTGCAGCTATATTTTCAACTCAAGCCTATGCTATTGGTGGTGCTAGTGGTCCAGTTAGTTATAAAGCGGTTGGGCAAATTGGTGCTGTTATGATGAATCCTTATAAAATCGCTCCACTTACAGCTGTTATTAAAAATGGTGGTTATGATATAAAAGATGTTAGTGTTAGTGTTGTTGGTAAAGAAAATGGTGGTATAACAATTTCATATAATCCTAGCAATAAAGATATTTTAACTCATGGTGGAATACCTGTTTTTGGACTTTATCCTGATTATGTAAATACTGTGAAGGTAAGTTATACTAGAAGTGTAGGTAAAGAAAATGCAGAAAAAATTAATGAAGAATATAAAATTTATGCTCCACCAGTTTATAATTTAGGAACAGGCACAAATCAAGCTGGTATATTACCAAATGCTGAAGTTGTTAAAAAATCTGATGATAAGTTTAAAAATAATCTTTATTTAATTAATCACATAATTCGTGCATCACTACCAAATAGCGGTGAAGCTGTTTGGAATCATCCATCAGGCGGTGCTATGGAGTGGGACTTAGAACCTTATGTATGGATGGTAGATACAAATGGGGATATTAGATGGTATTTAAAAACTGATGAAATTAGAGATCCAAATAATATTTATAAAAAAGGTAATATGATGGGTTTTGTTCAAACCAAAGATGGTAATTTACTTTGGGGAATGGGACAAAGATATATGAAATATGATTTAATGGGTAGAGAAATCTTTAATCGTCGCTTACCATTAGGTTATGTTGATTTTTCTCATCACATAGAAGAAACAGATAAAGGCACATATATACTTAGAGTTGCAAGTGGTGATCAAAAACGAAAAGATGGTAAAAATGTAAGAAGTGTTCGTGATGTTATTATAGAGCTAGACTCTAATGGCAATGTATTAGATGAATGGAAGACTTATGATATTTTAGATCCTTATAGAGATACAAATTTGTTAGTACTTGATCAAGGTGCAGTGTGTCTAAATGTGGATGAGCAAAAAGCTGGAAAGGTTGCATCTAAGGAAGATTTAGAAGATAAAAATTCTCCATTTGGTGATGTTACAGGCGTTGGAGTTGGTCGTAATTGGGCTCATATTAATAGTGCAAATTATGATAAAAGAGATGATAGTGTTGTTTTATCAATTCGCCATCAAAGTGCAGTTGTAAAACTAGGTAGAGATAAGAAAATAAAATGGATATTGAGTGCTCATAAAGGTTGGGGTGATGAATTTAAAAAATATTTACTACAGCCAGTTGATAGTAAGGGTAGAAAAATTGAATGCGATGATGGTTATAGTAAATGTCCTGGATATGAAAATACTGAAGGTGGTTTTGATTGGTCTTGGACACAACATACTGCATATGTAATTCCAAGTATGTCAAATAAAGATGAAGTTTATGTTAGCGTATTTGATAATGGAGATACTAGAGGTATGGAACAACCTGCATTTCCAACAGATAAATATTCTCGTGGCGTAATATATAAAATTAATGAGAAAAAAATGACAGTTGAGCAAGTATGGGAATATGGTAAAGAAAGGGGATTTGATTGGTATAGCCCTATAACTTCTATAACTGAGTATTTTCCAAAAACAAATTCAGTATTTATGTATTCAGCTACTGCAGGTTTAGGAAAATTACTTACAAAAACAGGTGTAACTGAGCCAATTTTAAATGAAGTTGATTATAAGACAAAAGAAGTGCTATTTGAATTAAGATTTAAAAATATGGGTGGAACTATAGGTTATCGTGCTTATCCTATTCATATAGATGAAGCATTTAAGTAA
- the dsbI gene encoding protein-disulfide oxidoreductase DsbI, producing the protein MKLLNKLTSLQEGRLLWILMVIVTLGLTCVAHYFFQDYLYMQPCEQCVYIRYAMIVMAIGGIIAAVYPHQLTRIIGYTLGFYGCLIGFGFCITLNEIHEAVHNANAFGGVQGCREIPIYPFALPLHELAPGWFLPTGECGLDNPIVPEDAYATLSSFQQFFVGTEAGDFEDGFYSQGWYLIPSLHFMNMAIACLLCFVCCFVALLAMFIGFISKPCKCAKIGAIIVIAITLILFFSGNAIKAAKIASMAAGI; encoded by the coding sequence ATGAAGCTTCTTAATAAATTAACAAGCCTACAAGAAGGTAGGCTTTTATGGATATTAATGGTTATTGTTACACTAGGTCTTACTTGTGTAGCACATTATTTCTTTCAAGATTATTTATATATGCAGCCTTGCGAACAATGCGTATATATTAGATATGCAATGATAGTAATGGCAATAGGTGGCATAATAGCAGCTGTTTATCCACATCAACTAACTAGAATTATTGGATATACTTTAGGTTTTTATGGTTGTTTAATAGGTTTTGGATTTTGTATAACTTTAAATGAAATTCACGAAGCAGTGCATAATGCAAATGCTTTTGGTGGAGTGCAAGGTTGTAGAGAAATTCCAATATATCCTTTTGCATTGCCTTTACACGAATTAGCACCAGGTTGGTTTTTACCTACTGGAGAATGTGGTCTTGATAATCCTATCGTGCCTGAAGATGCTTATGCTACTTTAAGTTCTTTTCAACAATTTTTCGTAGGAACTGAAGCGGGCGATTTTGAAGATGGATTTTATTCGCAAGGTTGGTATTTAATACCTAGTTTGCATTTTATGAATATGGCAATTGCATGTTTATTATGCTTTGTATGTTGTTTTGTTGCACTTTTAGCAATGTTTATAGGCTTTATATCAAAACCTTGCAAATGTGCAAAAATTGGTGCTATTATTGTAATAGCTATTACTTTGATTTTATTTTTTAGTGGAAATGCTATTAAAGCAGCAAAAATTGCTTCAATGGCAGCTGGAATTTAG
- a CDS encoding thiol:disulfide interchange protein DsbA/DsbL — translation MKVLKKVSSSLVLATMLMGGGNLFALSEGNEYITLSTPIPNAQNSVYEVWSYRCTHCYSHHKAKTMEKIQAAFPDVKVGYLLVKTMGDYGKQAAEVLAYAQNEDEKAGRKVADAHSLHHKVSDAYFSAYFKKNQRWGNGAEPDKFYETGLKALGIDKAKLDEFLATPKAQEIIASYEIADPISKNFGTPGFVVNGKYEVNISKIGSPEALVEVIKELLSM, via the coding sequence ATGAAAGTCTTAAAAAAAGTTTCAAGTTCATTGGTTTTAGCTACTATGCTAATGGGGGGGGGTAATTTATTTGCTTTAAGCGAAGGTAATGAATACATTACATTAAGCACTCCTATCCCAAATGCTCAAAATTCAGTTTATGAAGTATGGTCTTATAGATGCACACATTGCTATTCACATCATAAAGCAAAAACTATGGAAAAAATCCAAGCTGCATTCCCTGATGTAAAAGTTGGATATTTATTAGTAAAAACTATGGGAGATTATGGCAAGCAAGCTGCTGAAGTTTTAGCTTATGCACAAAATGAAGATGAAAAAGCAGGAAGAAAAGTTGCTGACGCACATAGCTTACACCATAAAGTAAGTGATGCTTATTTTTCAGCTTATTTTAAGAAAAATCAAAGATGGGGAAATGGTGCTGAGCCAGATAAATTTTATGAAACAGGTCTAAAAGCTTTAGGAATTGATAAAGCAAAATTAGATGAGTTTTTAGCTACTCCTAAGGCTCAAGAAATCATTGCTTCTTATGAAATCGCTGACCCTATTTCAAAAAATTTCGGAACTCCAGGTTTTGTAGTTAATGGAAAATATGAAGTAAATATTTCAAAAATTGGCTCGCCTGAAGCTTTAGTTGAGGTTATTAAAGAATTACTTAGTATGTAA
- a CDS encoding disulfide bond formation protein B produces the protein MNFKYFNNFQLIWFLIFAFMFSLVMFSHYFFQNYLYMRPCEYCVYIRFVMLLLSFSALIIFISPKKIIQFISFILIFYSIFMGFYYSYILNLIHNAVNSDDLFSNAPNCFLNPKFPFNLHLEKYFPSFFTPEGLCGIDSPYVIESVKLDKIQEFFIGTSDNAYKDGLYSNGWYLIPSFKFINMAKACFIIFSVNFVIILILFINFIMSFEDKKILYSILILSLSIALIIIGNITKY, from the coding sequence ATGAATTTCAAATATTTTAATAACTTTCAATTAATTTGGTTTTTAATTTTTGCTTTTATGTTTTCTTTAGTTATGTTTTCACATTATTTTTTTCAGAATTATTTATATATGCGTCCATGTGAATATTGTGTTTATATAAGATTTGTTATGCTTTTATTAAGTTTTTCAGCTTTAATTATTTTTATAAGTCCTAAAAAAATTATTCAATTTATATCTTTTATTTTAATTTTTTATTCAATTTTTATGGGTTTTTATTACTCTTATATTTTAAATTTGATTCACAATGCTGTAAATAGCGATGATTTATTTTCAAATGCACCAAATTGTTTTTTGAATCCTAAATTTCCTTTTAATTTACATTTAGAAAAATATTTTCCTAGTTTTTTCACCCCTGAAGGATTGTGCGGGATTGATAGCCCTTATGTTATAGAGAGTGTGAAATTAGATAAAATTCAAGAATTTTTTATAGGAACAAGTGATAATGCTTATAAAGATGGGTTATATTCTAATGGCTGGTATTTAATCCCTAGTTTTAAATTTATAAATATGGCAAAGGCTTGTTTTATTATTTTTAGTGTAAATTTTGTGATAATTTTGATTTTATTTATTAATTTTATAATGAGTTTTGAAGATAAAAAAATTTTATATTCTATCTTAATTTTATCACTTAGTATAGCATTGATTATTATCGGAAACATCACAAAATATTAA